One Cicer arietinum cultivar CDC Frontier isolate Library 1 chromosome 8, Cicar.CDCFrontier_v2.0, whole genome shotgun sequence DNA segment encodes these proteins:
- the LOC101494543 gene encoding LOW QUALITY PROTEIN: uncharacterized protein (The sequence of the model RefSeq protein was modified relative to this genomic sequence to represent the inferred CDS: inserted 1 base in 1 codon) translates to MEKKLRSSLNSSPQEFLSLATNLTLKSSKPSLKTLIHSIKPSSNLSSSLPASLSDSITSTIQSFQNLLQSNSPNPXXXXXXXSSRHPSTTRTEPKPTPDEKHKILERLQILTYISQLCVSHPRKVFESSDLLPGVQALHDSLIVLESDSVLSSWIENLCEEWWKENLPGRESLISQTLPFLLSKSLTLKKKVDVHRVYMLREAFSLFDFEDESIEDLKLLLNRCVISPLYLKTEDGRKFLSFLFGLSDQLGKELLAMIRSQIPFGRKSMLEGYGDILFRAWKAAAEDSRSEIENGFLQDLIEGSIHASSGTFASYIRRVLGAFINQRTVDGVEKLLYRLAEPVIFRSLQVANSNVRQNALHLLLDLFPLEDPDATKEDKDTLLDKQFFLLERLLVDDCPEVRTIAVEGSCRVLHLFWEIIPSPIITKMLTKIIGDMSHDVCNEVRLSTLNGIIYLLDNPHSHEVLKVLCPRLRHLMLDNVLTVRIAMADLLLHLKDVRNFQFNKVVDLDMILSVLSSDQPHVAQKITKLLIPSYFPSRVPFEEACNRCITLVKRAPMAGAIFCKYAILEGASKTHLMELVKVFLSLIVSPDKLDADQIEGFLVAASYLCVNLACEPCHMNSLKELLTAEKVKGLLTEASTEQAQSSLFNILSTVSLDNVAGLIEECMSVVTNCRGVPEDVDCQSKVRSAHKLLLSLGGFDDMFEALITLLHKAAYRCHIKFGADMPSHSVTAVKRKRSQSSGKFSIKSNIINRKQSFEDDYLLAVGVAWQVRDLLQHDDTRKAIFRSQPLEMLFFSLKMLSEVSIVHCGKYEYIDVSPVLAYVALALQMTVDNVGTSSEKNGDSKRKKYKIDSSTLLSETVLELTIEHVLNCLEKLFGSDDAVQNRNVGSSNWQSTTRKNKSSRKRQRLSPTNAGSPCNGGSVIYEPQQVLCKVKMLTAVLKFMADTTAMSFAPDNHGLFLNYTSKCVQHITSSMNQLYHNKIQIKEEDKKHTMFCLKSSFTYAAKILNTILTDSGGSSITASKAFTLANNLLDLIVSIESCLGSAYASRLVAAAKPWLPDVVLALGSASDLQHTDSGSEHLTASEQMKLDFPKWPLIVAKTVLSAVNEGEGNDECSQAEIFSTFNKLVTTLIILLKKNRSIMDAVGDIFLVCTLNELDQKDFGLAFGLLQFVCSKLFKVDDRDWGDMMLSSLQEIYHKIEREITEDRNEDELEKLMRAKELIEPLWMYHLYESGKVAMTDDWK, encoded by the exons ATGGAGAAGAAGCTTCGTTCATCACTCAACTCTTCACCGCAAGAATTCTTATCCTTAGCCACAAATCTAACCCTAAAATCATCTAAACCCTCTCTCAAAACCCTAATCCATTCAATTAAACCCTCTTCTAACCTCTCTTCTTCTCTCCCTGCATCTCTCTCCGATTCCATCACCTCCACCATTCAATCCTTTCAGAACCTTCTACAATCCAATTCCCCAAACC NNNNNNNNNNNNNNNNNNGCTCTTCCCGCCATCCATCCACCACCCGTACCGAACCCAAACCCACACCCGATGAAAAGCACAAAATTCTCGAGCGTCTTCAAATTCTCACTTACATTTCTCAATTGTGCGTTTCTCATCCTAGAAAAGTATTCGAATCTTCCGATTTGCTCCCCGGAGTTCAAGCATTGCACGATAGTTTAATCGTGTTGGAATCGGATTCGGTTTTGTCTTCATGGATCGAGAATCTATGCGAAGAATGGTGGAAGGAGAATTTACCTGGTCGAGAGTCGTTGATTTCTCAGAcgcttccttttcttctttcaaagTCGCTTACATTGAAGAAGAAAGTGGACGTGCATAGAGTTTATATGCTTCGAGAAGcgttttctttgtttgattttgaGGATGAGAGCATTGAGGATTTGAAGCTGTTGCTTAATCGGTGTGTGATTTCGCCTTTGTATTTGAAAACAGAAGATGGAAGAAAGTTTCTGTCGTTTCTCTTTGGGCTTAGTGATCAACTTGGGAAGGAATTGTTGGCGATGATCCGTTCGCAGATTCCGTTTGGAAGAAAGTCCATGTTGGAGGGTTATGGGGATATATTGTTTCGAGCATGGAAAGCTGCAGCAGAAGATTCAAGGAGTGAAATTGAGAATGGGTTCTTGCAGGATTTGATTGAGGGTTCAATTCATGCAAGTTCTGGAACTTTTGCTTCGTATATTAGGAGGGTCTTGGGAGCTTTTATTAACCAGAGGACCGTTGATGGGGTTGAAAAACTACTATATCGACTTGCTGAGCCTGTCATATTTAGGTCTTTGCAG GTTGCAAACTCAAATGTTCGTCAGAATGCTTTGCATTTGCTTTTGGACCTGTTCCCCCTTGAAGACCCTGATGCTACCAAAGAGGATAAGGATACATTACTTGATAAGCAGTTCTTTTTGTTAGAAAGGTTGCTAGTGGATGATTGTCCAGAAGTGAGAACAATTGCTGTTGAGGGTTCTTGTCGTGTCCTTCATCTATTTTGGGAAATTATTCCTTCACCAATTATAACAAAGATGCTTACAAAAATAATTGGTGACATGTCACATGATGTATGCAACGAGGTTAGGCTCTCTACGTTGAATGGTATCATTTATTTGCTTGACAATCCCCACTCTCATGAAGTCCTTAAGGTGCTCTGTCCAAGACTCAGGCACTTAATGCTAGATAATGTCCTAACAGTACGAATTGCAATGGCAGATCTCTTGCTCCATCTAAAGGATGTCAGAAATTTTCAGTTTAACAAG GTGGTGGATCTCGATATGATTTTGTCTGTGCTTTCTAGTGATCAACCTCATGTAGCTCAGAAGATAACCAAATTGCTTATACCTTCCTACTTCCCGTCAAGAGTGCCCTTTGAGGAGGCATGTAATCGCTGCATTACACTTGTAAAAAGGGCTCCAATGGCTGGTGCAATATTTTGCAAGTATGCCATCTTGGAAGGAGCATCTAAAACTCATCTTATGGAACTAGTCAAAGTATTCTTGAGTTTGATTGTGTCACCAGATAAGCTGGATGCAGACCAAATCGAGGGTTTTCTTGTTGCTGCTAGCTACCTCTGTGTTAACTTAGCCTGCGAACCATGTCATATGAATTCCCTCAAAGAGTTACTTACTGCAGAAAAAGTGAAAGGTTTACTAACTGAGGCATCTACAGAACAAGCTCAATCATCTTTGTTCAACATTTTATCCACTGTTTCTCTAGATAATGTTGCAGGACTTATTGAAGAGTGCATGAGTGTTGTCACAAACTGCCGCGGTGTACCCGAAGATGTTGATTGCCAATCTAAAGTAAGATCTGCACATAAGTTGTTGCTTTCTTTGGGAGGTTTTGATGACATGTTTGAAGCCTTAATAACCCTACTGCATAAGGCAGCCTATCGTTGTCACATTAAGTTTGGTGCAGACATGCCATCACACAGTGTTACAGCtgttaaaagaaaaagatcTCAATCCTCtggaaaattttcaattaaatcaaatataattaatagaaaGCAATCTtttgaagatgattatttaCTAGCTGTTGGGGTAGCATGGCAAGTTAGGGACTTGCTTCAGCACGACGATACTAGGAAAGCTATCTTTAGATCTCAACCCTTAGAAATGTTGTTTTTTTCACTTAAGATGCTATCTGAGGTCAGCATTGTGCATTGTGGGAAGTATGAATATATAGATGTATCTCCTGTTTTGGCATATGTGGCCCTTGCTCTGCAAATGACGGTTGATAATGTTGGCACAAGTAGTGAAAAGAATGGCGATTCGAAGAGGAAGAAATATAAGATTGATTCTTCTACGTTACTTTCAGAG ACTGTCTTGGAGCTGACAATCGAGCACGTGCTCAACTGCTTAGAAAAACTATTTGGATCGGATGACGCTGTACAAAATCGCAATGTGGGTTCATCTAACTGGCAGTCAACGACaaggaaaaataaaagttcTAGAAAAAGGCAAAGGCTATCTCCTACAAATGCTGGCAGCCCATGTAATGGAG GATCTGTAATCTATGAACCTCAACAAGTACTGTGTAAGGTGAAGATGCTTACTGCTGTTCTCAAGTTCATGGCTGATACCACTGCAATGTCTTTTGCTCCTGACAACCATGGATTATTCTTGAATTATACATCAAAATGCGTGCAACATATCACGTCTTCAATGAACCAGCTCTAtcataacaaaattcaaatcaagGAAGAGGATAAAAAACACACCATGTTTTGCCTGAAAAGCTCTTTCACCTATGCTGCAAAAATACTCAATACGATACTGACAGATTCTGGTGGATCCTCCATAACTGCATCAAAAGCCTTTACTCTTGCCAATAACTTACTTGACTTAATTGTTTCAATTGAATCATGTTTGGGATCTGCATATGCATCACGTCTTGTTGCAGCAGCAAAGCCTTGGCTCCCAGATGTGGTTTTGGCATTGGGATCTGCAAGTGATCTACAACATACTGACAGTGGAAGCGAACACTTAACTGCATCTGAACAAATGAAGTTAGATTTTCCGAAATGGCCCTTGATTGTAGCCAAAACTGTGCTCTCTGCAGTGAATGAAGGTGAAGGAAATGATGAATGTTCTCAAGCAGAAATTTTTTCAACATTCAATAAACTTGTGACCACACTGATAATATTACTTAAAAAGAATAGGAGTATCATGGATGCAGTTGGGGATATTTTCCTGGTATGTACACTAAATGAGCTAGATCAAAAGGACTTTGGGCTGGCATTTGGACTCTTGCAGTTCGTATGTTCCAAGTTGTTTAAAGTTGATGACAGGGATTGGGGTGACATGATGCTGTCTTCTCTGCAAGAAATCTATCATAAGATAGAGAGGGAAATTACAGAAGATAGAAATGAGGATGAACTAGAGAAATTAATGCGTGCAAAGGAGTTGATTGAACCTCTATGGATGTATCATCTATATGAAAGTGGAAAGGTCGCCATGACTGATGACTGGAAATAG